The following coding sequences lie in one Sedimentibacter sp. MB35-C1 genomic window:
- a CDS encoding aldehyde ferredoxin oxidoreductase N-terminal domain-containing protein yields MSRICYVDLTDKSISYEEYNINEIKHHGRGLAAYLTNKHTAPLTDRFDDDNVIVFTVGLFTGTTAPSSGRITLATRKGKGLGLQVMNMTGDFPQKLASAGIECLVIKGKAKDNNTVIYIEKDKVEIRNINADESYVSNIISKIKSSFGNDCAIIGTGPAADVMMPISTLFGTYPEGYPQYYCSRNGFGDIWGSKNLKAVVINNDKYFENKCFDKHKFSIESKKLSRIIIDNPICGQALPGNGSITLIKLLKNKNNIPEVKESAASSGVKTNKSSYKKINKTCSPLCVVGCLNRHCRNNEEAFSAPAESEVSAALQHCYDMEDISFAKKINTKAFELGIDSTEFVFSTNIYFKATNMKPSKSEIYNLLHEIEENSILGKIIGSKTIGIYNLYKENPALKLLVTKPVISEEKKFNISVDKFFEEFKDVDDLELMYRQIFLLENMGFCIFTSFALINNKEALNIIADMFYYKTGIKKTAVEMLNYSGECITREIENERNNAMQSIQKNIPEFTKVLYRYFS; encoded by the coding sequence ATGAGTAGAATCTGCTATGTAGACTTAACCGATAAAAGTATTTCTTACGAAGAGTATAACATCAATGAAATAAAACACCATGGAAGAGGGCTTGCTGCATATTTGACCAATAAACATACCGCGCCTTTAACAGACAGATTTGATGATGACAATGTAATAGTGTTTACTGTAGGGCTGTTTACCGGAACAACAGCTCCAAGTTCCGGAAGAATAACCTTGGCAACACGCAAAGGTAAGGGACTAGGTCTGCAAGTAATGAATATGACAGGAGATTTTCCACAAAAACTTGCTTCAGCCGGTATTGAGTGTCTGGTCATTAAAGGAAAGGCGAAAGATAATAACACAGTAATTTATATAGAAAAGGATAAGGTAGAAATAAGAAATATCAATGCTGATGAAAGCTATGTTTCAAATATAATATCTAAAATAAAATCTAGCTTCGGAAATGACTGTGCCATTATAGGTACAGGCCCTGCAGCAGATGTTATGATGCCTATATCTACACTGTTTGGTACATACCCTGAAGGCTATCCTCAGTATTATTGTTCCAGAAATGGATTTGGAGACATTTGGGGCAGCAAAAATTTAAAGGCTGTGGTGATTAATAATGATAAATATTTTGAAAACAAATGTTTTGACAAACATAAATTTTCAATAGAAAGTAAAAAATTATCCAGGATAATAATTGATAATCCAATTTGCGGCCAGGCTTTGCCGGGAAATGGTTCAATAACATTAATCAAATTATTAAAGAATAAGAATAATATACCCGAAGTTAAAGAAAGTGCTGCTTCATCTGGGGTAAAAACAAACAAATCAAGCTACAAAAAAATAAATAAGACCTGCTCGCCCCTGTGTGTGGTTGGATGCCTGAACAGACATTGCAGGAATAATGAAGAAGCATTTTCTGCTCCTGCTGAGAGCGAAGTGAGTGCGGCTTTACAGCACTGTTATGATATGGAGGATATTTCATTTGCTAAAAAAATAAACACTAAAGCTTTTGAATTAGGGATAGATTCAACAGAATTTGTATTCAGTACTAACATATATTTTAAAGCAACTAATATGAAGCCCTCGAAAAGCGAGATATACAATTTATTGCATGAAATTGAAGAGAACTCAATTCTTGGGAAAATAATAGGCTCTAAGACAATTGGTATATATAATCTATATAAAGAAAATCCGGCTCTAAAGTTATTGGTAACTAAGCCGGTAATAAGTGAGGAAAAGAAGTTTAATATTTCTGTTGATAAATTTTTCGAGGAATTTAAGGATGTGGATGATTTAGAATTGATGTACAGACAAATATTTTTGCTTGAAAATATGGGGTTCTGTATTTTTACATCCTTTGCATTAATTAATAACAAGGAGGCATTAAACATAATAGCTGACATGTTTTATTACAAAACAGGAATAAAGAAGACAGCGGTTGAAATGCTCAATTATTCCGGTGAATGCATTACCCGGGAAATTGAAAACGAAAGAAACAATGCAATGCAATCAATACAGAAAAATATCCCCGAATTTACTAAAGTGCTGTATAGGTATTTCAGCTAA
- a CDS encoding S9 family peptidase: MKFNNIIERNTFIKDIPVILLTPKDGLKKHPTVLFYHGWSSDAEKQKFRGFILCSLGYQVIIPCSIYHGTRNPIDYNNAPNAINYFWNVILKNLEEFDIIIDEAIKNFEADPDRIGLIGNSMGGFTSAGIFSKNKNIKAAVILNGSCSWNYYNEMFLERFKSKDWHIGAKEQEKIDALDPLNNIDNIKDRPMLLLHGDSDTIVFVETQKEFYKKALPLYNDKEKLNFIEYHNLNHFVTTNMMEEAGSWFDKYL, encoded by the coding sequence ATGAAGTTTAATAATATAATTGAGAGAAATACATTTATAAAAGATATACCCGTCATACTGCTCACTCCAAAAGACGGATTAAAGAAGCATCCCACAGTATTGTTTTATCATGGCTGGAGTTCAGATGCAGAAAAACAAAAGTTTAGAGGGTTTATTCTATGCAGCCTTGGATATCAGGTTATAATCCCATGTTCCATTTACCATGGAACACGAAATCCAATAGATTATAATAATGCACCTAATGCAATAAATTATTTTTGGAATGTTATACTAAAAAATCTTGAGGAATTTGACATTATAATCGATGAAGCAATAAAGAATTTTGAAGCCGATCCTGACAGAATAGGATTAATAGGAAATTCAATGGGCGGCTTTACGTCAGCAGGAATATTTTCAAAAAATAAGAACATAAAAGCTGCTGTTATTCTTAATGGCTCATGCAGCTGGAATTATTACAACGAAATGTTTCTTGAACGCTTTAAAAGCAAAGATTGGCACATCGGAGCCAAAGAGCAAGAAAAAATAGATGCTCTCGACCCTTTAAATAATATAGATAATATTAAAGATAGACCAATGCTTTTATTGCACGGAGATAGTGACACCATCGTTTTCGTAGAAACGCAAAAAGAATTCTATAAAAAAGCTCTTCCTCTATATAATGACAAAGAAAAGTTGAATTTTATCGAATATCATAATCTAAATCATTTTGTAACCACAAACATGATGGAAGAAGCAGGTTCATGGTTCGATAAATATTTGTAA
- a CDS encoding TetR/AcrR family transcriptional regulator gives MYTRREREIEAMKELIISTAKDIIAEEGFDKLSIRKIAGKIEYSPSIIYHYFKDKDEILNNVMKSGYTKIVNAVSKTYNENLTPIEKLKKMMKNYIEEALKMSDEFLAAHMDQSSQVTKHTSYMYRGASKEKNALMVLCKSLKEVHDIDDEQAELKAQVIVSSAIGLICKLIIEKDIDDNQKQRLIDCFIEDVVIKI, from the coding sequence ATGTATACAAGAAGAGAAAGAGAAATTGAGGCAATGAAGGAATTAATAATTTCAACTGCCAAAGATATTATTGCGGAAGAAGGCTTTGACAAGCTTTCAATTCGTAAGATTGCGGGGAAAATAGAATATTCACCGTCAATTATATACCACTATTTTAAAGATAAAGATGAAATATTGAACAATGTTATGAAAAGCGGCTATACGAAAATAGTCAATGCTGTTTCTAAAACGTATAATGAAAATTTAACTCCCATAGAAAAGTTGAAAAAAATGATGAAAAATTACATAGAAGAAGCATTGAAAATGTCCGATGAATTTTTAGCAGCACATATGGATCAATCTTCGCAGGTTACCAAGCACACATCCTATATGTATAGGGGAGCTTCAAAAGAAAAGAATGCACTGATGGTTCTTTGCAAAAGCTTAAAGGAAGTTCATGATATAGATGATGAACAAGCGGAGTTAAAAGCACAAGTTATTGTGTCTTCTGCCATTGGACTGATTTGCAAATTAATAATTGAAAAGGATATAGATGATAACCAAAAACAGAGACTGATAGATTGCTTTATAGAAGATGTTGTAATTAAAATTTAG
- a CDS encoding FMN-binding protein produces the protein MKAFKILGFTILLIVIVGMAGVFYLSRGLEEVLNVSINSVDLSEAEDGVYKGSFDFGRWCNELNVTVENRKITKIEIEEDVKFANEEVSRLLFQRVIEKQNTTVDTVSGGTVTSKAYLKSIEDALNK, from the coding sequence ATGAAGGCATTCAAAATCTTAGGATTTACAATTCTTTTGATTGTTATTGTCGGTATGGCAGGTGTTTTTTATTTAAGCCGCGGTTTGGAGGAAGTGCTGAATGTAAGCATTAATTCTGTGGATTTGTCTGAAGCAGAGGACGGAGTTTATAAAGGAAGTTTTGATTTCGGAAGATGGTGCAATGAATTGAATGTAACTGTAGAAAATCGCAAAATTACAAAAATAGAGATAGAAGAAGATGTAAAATTTGCAAATGAAGAAGTAAGCAGACTGCTGTTTCAAAGGGTCATCGAAAAACAAAATACAACCGTTGATACAGTGTCTGGAGGAACGGTAACCAGCAAAGCATATCTAAAATCCATAGAGGATGCATTAAATAAATAA
- a CDS encoding flavodoxin domain-containing protein, whose translation MNTLIAYATKYGCAQKCALELSNELKGKIEIVNLKEKTSVDLSKFDRVIIGGSVYMGRIQKEVTDFINRNLDVLLSKETGLFICGMQEGDMLEKEIKENFPSELINKSKTVKHFGGEFIFNKMNFMEKVIVKKVSKITSDKSDIQHSNIKKFAEGFNSQY comes from the coding sequence ATGAATACTTTAATAGCTTATGCAACAAAGTACGGCTGTGCACAAAAATGTGCATTGGAATTATCAAATGAGCTGAAAGGCAAAATTGAAATCGTAAATTTAAAAGAAAAAACCAGTGTTGATCTTTCAAAATTTGACAGAGTCATAATAGGAGGCTCCGTCTACATGGGAAGAATCCAAAAAGAAGTAACAGATTTTATTAACAGGAATCTTGATGTACTGTTGAGCAAAGAAACAGGATTATTTATCTGTGGTATGCAAGAAGGTGATATGCTTGAAAAGGAAATAAAAGAAAACTTTCCTTCTGAGCTCATTAACAAATCAAAAACAGTAAAGCATTTCGGTGGAGAATTTATTTTTAATAAAATGAACTTTATGGAGAAAGTAATCGTTAAGAAGGTTTCCAAGATAACCTCCGATAAGTCAGACATACAGCATAGTAATATTAAAAAGTTTGCGGAGGGTTTTAACAGCCAATATTAG
- a CDS encoding fumarate hydratase — MREINVEEITKLVERLCIESNYYLPQDVKKALEHALDKEESPLAMDILKDILKNQEIARTNNVPICQDTGLAVIFLELGQEVRLVGGDLSEAIDEGVRRGYKNGFLRKSAVNDPFMVRKNTGDNTPAIVHTKIVPGEKVKIILAPKGGGSENMSALAMLKPSDGVKGIKKFVIDSVEKAGSNPCPPIIVGIGIGGTIEKTTLIAKQALLRTVGEHNSNPQVAKLEEELLEEINNLGIGPQGFGGRSTALAVHIETFPAHIASMPVAINIQCHVARHQEAIL, encoded by the coding sequence ATGAGAGAAATCAATGTTGAAGAAATAACCAAACTGGTTGAAAGGCTGTGTATAGAATCAAATTATTATCTTCCGCAGGATGTTAAGAAGGCTTTAGAGCATGCGCTGGATAAGGAAGAGTCTCCGCTGGCAATGGATATTTTGAAGGATATATTGAAAAATCAGGAGATTGCAAGAACAAATAATGTTCCAATTTGTCAGGACACAGGACTTGCAGTAATTTTTTTGGAGCTTGGTCAGGAAGTAAGGCTGGTTGGTGGAGATTTAAGCGAGGCTATTGATGAAGGAGTAAGAAGAGGATACAAAAACGGCTTTTTAAGAAAGTCAGCCGTTAACGATCCTTTTATGGTAAGAAAAAATACAGGTGACAATACACCTGCAATAGTGCATACCAAAATAGTTCCAGGGGAAAAGGTTAAAATTATACTTGCGCCCAAGGGCGGCGGAAGTGAGAACATGAGTGCACTGGCAATGCTTAAGCCTTCAGACGGAGTAAAAGGAATTAAGAAATTCGTTATTGATTCTGTTGAAAAAGCTGGTTCAAATCCATGCCCTCCTATTATAGTGGGCATAGGAATAGGCGGAACGATAGAGAAGACTACATTAATTGCTAAGCAAGCTCTATTGAGAACCGTAGGCGAACACAATTCAAATCCTCAGGTGGCAAAATTGGAGGAAGAATTGCTTGAAGAAATCAACAATCTGGGTATTGGCCCGCAGGGGTTCGGTGGAAGAAGCACAGCACTTGCTGTACATATTGAAACGTTTCCTGCTCACATAGCCAGCATGCCTGTGGCTATTAACATTCAGTGTCATGTGGCAAGGCATCAAGAAGCGATTTTATAG
- a CDS encoding Fe-S-containing hydro-lyase, with product MSKIVNTPLTDEVVNDLKAGDRVLLNGIIYTGRDAAHKRLAELINKGEKLPMDIKNQTIYYVGPCPAKPGQAIGSAGPTTSGRMDAYAPLLMEHGLKGMIGKGLRNQQVIDSIIKNNCVYFAAIGGAGALLAEAIKEAEVIAFPDLGAEAIYKLKVENFPVTVIIDNKGNDLYKIGKEKYKKI from the coding sequence ATGTCTAAAATAGTAAATACTCCGCTAACAGATGAAGTGGTAAATGATTTAAAAGCAGGCGATAGAGTTTTATTGAACGGAATTATATATACAGGCCGTGATGCTGCGCATAAAAGACTGGCTGAGTTGATAAACAAGGGAGAAAAGCTTCCTATGGATATTAAAAACCAGACCATTTATTACGTAGGTCCATGCCCTGCAAAGCCAGGACAGGCAATTGGTTCTGCAGGGCCTACAACTAGCGGCAGAATGGACGCATATGCACCGTTGTTGATGGAGCATGGGTTAAAAGGAATGATAGGAAAAGGTCTCAGAAACCAGCAGGTTATTGATTCTATAATAAAGAACAACTGTGTTTACTTTGCTGCTATAGGCGGTGCAGGAGCACTTCTTGCTGAGGCTATTAAGGAAGCTGAGGTAATAGCATTTCCCGATTTGGGAGCCGAAGCAATTTATAAATTAAAAGTCGAGAATTTTCCGGTTACAGTAATAATTGATAATAAAGGTAATGATTTATATAAAATTGGAAAAGAAAAATATAAAAAAATATAA
- a CDS encoding NADP-dependent malic enzyme: MSLRDDALKLHKDNQGKLNIMSKVPVTDKVSLSLAYTPGVAEPCKEIAEDIDSVYDYTSKGNLVAVVSDGTAVLGLGDIGPYAAIPVMEGKSVLFKEFGGVDSFPICVKTKEPDEIVKIVEMIEPVFGGINLEDISAPRCFEIENKLKDRLSIPVFHDDQHGTAIIVLAGLMNALRLTGKKMEDLTVVINGSGAAGIAIAKIILNVGVKDMLLVDRSGIIFKGREKGMNWAKEELAEITNKDKRQGDLAAALNSADVFIGVSQANIVTEEMVKSMKKDAIIFAMANPVPEIDPDLAKKAGARVVGTGRSDYPNQINNVLAFPGIFRGTFDVRATTINEEMKLAAAKALSELITDDELREDYIIPMPFDKRVRPAVAKAVAQAARDTGVAML; encoded by the coding sequence ATGTCATTAAGAGATGATGCATTAAAATTGCATAAGGACAATCAAGGTAAGTTAAATATAATGAGCAAGGTGCCTGTCACTGACAAGGTTTCTTTAAGCTTAGCATATACTCCAGGCGTTGCTGAGCCCTGCAAGGAAATAGCTGAGGATATTGATAGTGTTTATGACTACACTTCAAAAGGAAACTTGGTTGCTGTAGTTTCAGACGGTACAGCAGTTCTCGGGTTGGGTGATATAGGTCCATATGCAGCTATACCTGTTATGGAGGGTAAATCAGTGCTTTTTAAAGAATTCGGCGGAGTAGATTCATTCCCAATTTGCGTTAAAACTAAGGAGCCTGATGAAATAGTAAAAATAGTGGAAATGATTGAACCTGTATTCGGCGGAATCAATTTAGAGGATATTTCTGCACCAAGGTGCTTTGAAATAGAAAATAAGCTGAAAGACAGATTGTCAATTCCGGTATTCCATGACGATCAGCACGGCACAGCAATAATAGTGCTGGCAGGGCTGATGAATGCTCTAAGGCTGACAGGCAAGAAAATGGAAGACCTGACAGTGGTAATTAACGGTTCAGGAGCAGCCGGCATTGCCATAGCAAAAATAATACTTAATGTTGGAGTCAAGGATATGCTCTTGGTAGACAGATCAGGTATAATTTTCAAGGGCAGAGAAAAAGGAATGAATTGGGCGAAGGAAGAACTGGCAGAGATTACTAACAAGGATAAAAGACAGGGTGATCTAGCTGCTGCATTAAATAGCGCCGATGTATTTATAGGCGTATCACAGGCAAATATCGTTACAGAAGAAATGGTTAAAAGTATGAAGAAGGATGCAATTATATTTGCAATGGCAAACCCAGTACCTGAAATAGATCCTGACTTGGCTAAAAAAGCCGGGGCTAGAGTCGTGGGAACCGGAAGAAGCGATTATCCAAATCAGATAAATAACGTGCTTGCATTCCCGGGAATATTCAGAGGAACATTTGACGTTCGAGCAACAACTATAAATGAAGAAATGAAATTGGCAGCTGCCAAAGCCCTTTCAGAACTTATTACAGACGATGAACTTAGGGAAGACTATATTATACCCATGCCATTTGATAAGAGAGTAAGGCCGGCAGTTGCAAAGGCAGTTGCGCAAGCAGCAAGAGATACAGGAGTAGCTATGCTTTAA